A single genomic interval of Salvelinus namaycush isolate Seneca chromosome 41, SaNama_1.0, whole genome shotgun sequence harbors:
- the LOC120034345 gene encoding SUMO-conjugating enzyme UBC9-like yields MSGIALSRLSQERKAWRKDHPFGFVAVPTKNPDGTMNLMNWECAIPGKKGTLWEGGQYKLRMLFKDDYPSSPPKCKFEPPIFHPNVYPSGTVCLSILEEEKDWRPAITIKQILLGIQELLNEPNIQDPAQAEAYTIYCQNRMDYEKRVRAQAKKFAPT; encoded by the exons ATGTCTGGTATCGCTCTTAGCAGACTGTCACAGGAGCGCAAAGCATGGAGGAAAGACCACCCATTT ggtTTTGTCGCTGTGCCTACCAAAAATCCTGATGGCACTATGAACCTCATGAACTGGGAATGTGCCATTCCAGGGAAGAAGGGG ACGCTGTGGGAGGGAGGCCAATACAAACTCCGAATGCTGTTCAAAGATGACTATCCTTCCTCGCCGCCAAAAT GCAAGTTTGAGCCACCCATTTTCCACCCCAATGTCTACCCATCTGGCACGGTGTGTCTTTCCAtcctggaggaggagaaggactgGAGGCCAGCCATCACCAtcaaacag ATCCTGTTGGGTATCCAAGAGCTTCTCAATGAACCCAACATCCAAGACCCAGCACAAGCAGAAGCCTACACAATTTACTG TCAGAACAGAATGGACTATGAGAAGAGGGTGAGGGCGCAGGCCAAGAAGTTTGCCCCCACATAA
- the LOC120034127 gene encoding interleukin-2 receptor subunit beta-like isoform X1, protein MPSVGTAAGLMTLTGVVMMWSMLHLLFLLSVPPGFTHNIQGLFCVNDYINNITCVWNSSGIDPDVACQLRGTREDYENNFFQSSCDLKPLEGHSLGGCSFVFKGHYFSSNENLPSIKVECDGYEAVNLIKYTPIEHIKMHPPGSPVIINGINVTWSAGSPLSRKIFAYEFQVKVKREDQLWGEAKNLTRPKQEPWMELGVEESGIHHIRVRVKPTRPPSSHWSEWSPTASWTSEGEVSPTFAESPDLTLWLVLSGAFFTLIVVMLLVFYKTHINNRKHQYVPDPAKYFQPLHSIHGGNLQKWLSPMFAPECFITAQPGEDISPVEVSGTEVWDVTDSTSSTTAAFLLHSDPNTPSDGWNSSGQSSCFSNTGYFYPSGLRIESCPVYFTYQEDHSSLYATTTSSSYELLELLGRLQSEPQSPDSGFGMESVEGKDQVEEEGKGKKERDVAPVDHHSPPPLVLPVSLPAGIPPGPHHPLSLPQLPLQNPESNSAMAPSGSYNAWPVEAALGRSSSMTVEPSCSGYLTINELQNTYSNKSI, encoded by the exons ATGCCCAGCGTTGGTACGGCCGCAGGACTGATGACATTG ACAGGGGTGGTAATGATGTGGTCCATGCTTCACCTGCTGTTCCTGCTCTCTGTCCCACCAGGCTTCACTCACAACATCCAAG GACTGTTTTGTGTGAATGACTACATCAACAACATCACCTGTGTGTGGAACAGCTCGGGAATAGATCCAGACGTGGCATGCCAGCTCCGCGGTACAAGAGAAGACTATGAAAACAATTTTTT ccaGAGTAGTTGCGATCTCAAACCCTTGGAAGGTCATTCTTTAGGAGGCTGCAGTTTTGTCTTCAAGGGCCAT TATTTCAGTTCAAACGAGAACCTCCCCAGCATTAAGGTGGAGTGTGACGGGTATGAGGCGGTAAACCTCATAAAATACACACCTATCGAGCACA TTAAGATGCATCCTCCTGGTAGTCCGGTCATCATCAATGGGATTAATGTCACCTGGAGTGCTGGTAGTCCGCTGTCTAGGAAGATCTTTGCATATGAGTTCCAGGTGAAGGTGAAGAGGGAAGACCAGCTATGGGGG gaGGCCAAGAATTTGACCAGACCAAAGCAGGAACCGTGGATGGAGctgggtgtggaggagagtgggatTCATCACATCAGGGTGAGAGTCAAGCCGACCCGTCCCCCCTCTAGCCACTGGAGTGAGTGGAGCCCCACTGCCTCCTGGACATCAGAGGGCGAGGTCTCACCAACCTTTG CGGAGTCCCCGGACCTGACTTTGTGGCTGGTGTTGAGCGGTGCGTTTTTCACTCTCATCGTTGTCATGTTGCTAGTCTTCTACAAAACACATATTAACAATAG GAAACACCAGTATGTGCCTGACCCCGCCAAGTACTTCCAGCCACTTCACTCTATCCATGGTGGAAACCTTCAG AAATGGCTGAGCCCCATGTTTGCTCCAGAGTGCTTCATCACCGCCCAGCCCGGCGAGGACATCTCCCCTGTGGAGGTGTCTGGAACAGAAGTCTGGGACGTCACCGACTCCACCAGCTCCACCACCGCGGCCTTCCTCCTACACTCTGACCCCAACACCCCCTCTGATGGCTGGAACAGCAGTGGCCAGTCCTCCTGCTTCTCCAACACCGGCTACTTCTACCCCAGCGGCCTCCGCATCGAGTCTTGTCCCGTCTACTTCACCTACCAGGAGGACCACAGCTCTCTCTACGCCACCACCACATCCTCCTCCTATGAGCTCTTGGAACTTCTCGGTCGGCTGCAGAGCGAGCCCCAGAGCCCAGACTCTGGGTTCGGCATGGAGAGCGTAGAGGGGAAGGACCAGGTGGAGGAGGAAGGAAAGGGGAAGAAGGAAAGGGATGTGGCTCCAGTTGACCATCATTCACCCCCTCCTCTTGTCCTACCAGTCTCCCTGCCTGCTGGGATCCCTCCAGGCCCTCACCATCCCCTGAGTCTCCCTCAACTCCCCCTTCAGAATCCTGAGTCTAACTCTGCCATGGCGCCTAGCGGCAGTTACAATGCCTGGCCTGTAGAGGCTGCTCTAGGCAGATCCTCCTCAATGACAGTGGAACCCAGTTGTAGCGGCTATTTGACCATTAATGAGCTGCAGAATACCTACAGCAACAAGTCTATTTGA
- the LOC120034127 gene encoding interleukin-2 receptor subunit beta-like isoform X2, with protein MMWSMLHLLFLLSVPPGFTHNIQGLFCVNDYINNITCVWNSSGIDPDVACQLRGTREDYENNFFQSSCDLKPLEGHSLGGCSFVFKGHYFSSNENLPSIKVECDGYEAVNLIKYTPIEHIKMHPPGSPVIINGINVTWSAGSPLSRKIFAYEFQVKVKREDQLWGEAKNLTRPKQEPWMELGVEESGIHHIRVRVKPTRPPSSHWSEWSPTASWTSEGEVSPTFAESPDLTLWLVLSGAFFTLIVVMLLVFYKTHINNRKHQYVPDPAKYFQPLHSIHGGNLQKWLSPMFAPECFITAQPGEDISPVEVSGTEVWDVTDSTSSTTAAFLLHSDPNTPSDGWNSSGQSSCFSNTGYFYPSGLRIESCPVYFTYQEDHSSLYATTTSSSYELLELLGRLQSEPQSPDSGFGMESVEGKDQVEEEGKGKKERDVAPVDHHSPPPLVLPVSLPAGIPPGPHHPLSLPQLPLQNPESNSAMAPSGSYNAWPVEAALGRSSSMTVEPSCSGYLTINELQNTYSNKSI; from the exons ATGATGTGGTCCATGCTTCACCTGCTGTTCCTGCTCTCTGTCCCACCAGGCTTCACTCACAACATCCAAG GACTGTTTTGTGTGAATGACTACATCAACAACATCACCTGTGTGTGGAACAGCTCGGGAATAGATCCAGACGTGGCATGCCAGCTCCGCGGTACAAGAGAAGACTATGAAAACAATTTTTT ccaGAGTAGTTGCGATCTCAAACCCTTGGAAGGTCATTCTTTAGGAGGCTGCAGTTTTGTCTTCAAGGGCCAT TATTTCAGTTCAAACGAGAACCTCCCCAGCATTAAGGTGGAGTGTGACGGGTATGAGGCGGTAAACCTCATAAAATACACACCTATCGAGCACA TTAAGATGCATCCTCCTGGTAGTCCGGTCATCATCAATGGGATTAATGTCACCTGGAGTGCTGGTAGTCCGCTGTCTAGGAAGATCTTTGCATATGAGTTCCAGGTGAAGGTGAAGAGGGAAGACCAGCTATGGGGG gaGGCCAAGAATTTGACCAGACCAAAGCAGGAACCGTGGATGGAGctgggtgtggaggagagtgggatTCATCACATCAGGGTGAGAGTCAAGCCGACCCGTCCCCCCTCTAGCCACTGGAGTGAGTGGAGCCCCACTGCCTCCTGGACATCAGAGGGCGAGGTCTCACCAACCTTTG CGGAGTCCCCGGACCTGACTTTGTGGCTGGTGTTGAGCGGTGCGTTTTTCACTCTCATCGTTGTCATGTTGCTAGTCTTCTACAAAACACATATTAACAATAG GAAACACCAGTATGTGCCTGACCCCGCCAAGTACTTCCAGCCACTTCACTCTATCCATGGTGGAAACCTTCAG AAATGGCTGAGCCCCATGTTTGCTCCAGAGTGCTTCATCACCGCCCAGCCCGGCGAGGACATCTCCCCTGTGGAGGTGTCTGGAACAGAAGTCTGGGACGTCACCGACTCCACCAGCTCCACCACCGCGGCCTTCCTCCTACACTCTGACCCCAACACCCCCTCTGATGGCTGGAACAGCAGTGGCCAGTCCTCCTGCTTCTCCAACACCGGCTACTTCTACCCCAGCGGCCTCCGCATCGAGTCTTGTCCCGTCTACTTCACCTACCAGGAGGACCACAGCTCTCTCTACGCCACCACCACATCCTCCTCCTATGAGCTCTTGGAACTTCTCGGTCGGCTGCAGAGCGAGCCCCAGAGCCCAGACTCTGGGTTCGGCATGGAGAGCGTAGAGGGGAAGGACCAGGTGGAGGAGGAAGGAAAGGGGAAGAAGGAAAGGGATGTGGCTCCAGTTGACCATCATTCACCCCCTCCTCTTGTCCTACCAGTCTCCCTGCCTGCTGGGATCCCTCCAGGCCCTCACCATCCCCTGAGTCTCCCTCAACTCCCCCTTCAGAATCCTGAGTCTAACTCTGCCATGGCGCCTAGCGGCAGTTACAATGCCTGGCCTGTAGAGGCTGCTCTAGGCAGATCCTCCTCAATGACAGTGGAACCCAGTTGTAGCGGCTATTTGACCATTAATGAGCTGCAGAATACCTACAGCAACAAGTCTATTTGA